The DNA window AATCTTTTGTATTTAAAACGACAAAAGGTTTTTCATTGAATCTGGATTTTCTGCTATATTAAGGGAAAAATTTGAAGCATCGCTTCTGTTTTCTCAGAATAACACAGGTGTTTTGTGGTTCTTGTTTTTACTTTTGTATTTTCGTTTGACATAAGTATAGTCTTGTTCTTTCCTCGAATCAAGCATAATACTTCCCGATATTTGCCCAAAATTTTTGTGCATTGCGCCGATATTTTGGAGACATTTGCCTTTTTGGCCCAGGGTCGATATAATAGAAAAAAGGCTGCCAGCAGTCTTTTTAGCAAAGGGGGAACCATTCATGCCGTCCAATGCTGCTGCGATCAAGCAGATCAACCGGGAAAACGTCCTGGCGTTTGTCTATACTCAGCACAGCACCACCCAAAAAGCCATCAAAGATACCTTACAGCTCAGCCGGTCGACCATCATCCAAATTCTCAAGGAATTCGAGGACCAGAACCTCATCGTCAAGCGCGGGCATCTGGAATCGACCGGCGGACGCCGCGCGTCCAGCCTGTATTTTTCGCGGTACGCCAAAATCGCCATCGGCGTCGAGCTGCTGGCGGGCTCGTATGAGATCGTGGCGCTCGATCTCTATGGCGAGACCATCAAATGCGAGCGCTTCGACCTGCCGTACGAGAACACCGACCGCTATTATGAGACCGTGTGCCATTCGGTGCAGGCGCTCATCGATTCGCTGACCCAGGACCCGGACAAGATCCTGGGCGTGGGCATCGTCCTGCAAGGCCTCATTTCCAACGACGGTACCCAGGTCACCTATGGCAAGATCCTGGGCTGCACCGGGCTGCGCATCGACGTTTTTACCCGCCATTTGCCCTATCCGTGCCAGTTCTTCCACGATGCCGAAGCGGCCACGCTGGACGAATTGTGGCAGTCGCCGGGTCTCAAGAATGCCATCTACATCCACATCCGCAGCAACATGAGCGGCGCGATCGTGGTCAACCGCCAGTCGCTCATCGGCACTGAGCTGAAAAGCGGCGTCTTTGAGCACATGACCATCGTGCCCAACGGCAAGCCCTGCTACTGCGGCAACTGCGGCTGCCTGGACACCTATTGCTCGACCATCGCGCTGTTGCACGAGGGCGAAACACTCGATTCGTTTTTCCATGGCCTGCGCACCGGCGACCTGGCCGTGCGCGCCCGGTGGATGGAATATCTGCACTATCTGGCGCTTGCCATCAACAACCTGCATATGATGATCGACTGCCCAATCATTTTGGGCGGTACGATCGCCAAATTCCTGCAAGGCAGCGACCTCAAGCTGCTGCATCAGTTCATCCACGACAACACGGCTTTCCCGACCGAACGGGAATTTATCCGCGTGACCTGCTGCCCGGATTCCCCGATCAGCCGGGGAGCCGCGCTGCCGGCAATCAAAAAATATTTGCATTCCATCCTGGGCCATGATTTTGTCTTTTGATGGTTTGGGCTCACACCAAGGCCGTCCCGTAAGGGGCGGCCTTTTGTTGTTCTCTGAGGTTTTATTTTTCTGAAGTTTTAGTGGAAGAAGTATGATTCTTTTGATACATTTTGCAAAGTCGTCTTTTGCCAAATACCTAAGTTTCCAAATCCCGAAAAACAGGGGGACCCTATGAAAACGATAGGATGGATAGAAAAAAGAAAAGCCGCCTCATCCGAGGCGGCCAAAAAGGGTCTGGTTGTGCGATTTTGAGCAAAAAAAACAACGCCCTTAAGCCGGACGCTTTTTTTATAAAAACGCCGGCTTGGACGAGAATCATGAATTTTTCTTTTTGCGGTGATGGAAGTCGGCGAGCCATTCGAGCTCCCAGGCATCCAGGGGCGCATCGGCTGCCGCCCGCGCCGGCTGCCGCCGTAAAAAGCTCACCAGCACCGACCGCAGATAGGCAGCCGGGTATTGAGCTGCCCGCAGCCGG is part of the Intestinibacillus sp. Marseille-P6563 genome and encodes:
- a CDS encoding ROK family transcriptional regulator — encoded protein: MPSNAAAIKQINRENVLAFVYTQHSTTQKAIKDTLQLSRSTIIQILKEFEDQNLIVKRGHLESTGGRRASSLYFSRYAKIAIGVELLAGSYEIVALDLYGETIKCERFDLPYENTDRYYETVCHSVQALIDSLTQDPDKILGVGIVLQGLISNDGTQVTYGKILGCTGLRIDVFTRHLPYPCQFFHDAEAATLDELWQSPGLKNAIYIHIRSNMSGAIVVNRQSLIGTELKSGVFEHMTIVPNGKPCYCGNCGCLDTYCSTIALLHEGETLDSFFHGLRTGDLAVRARWMEYLHYLALAINNLHMMIDCPIILGGTIAKFLQGSDLKLLHQFIHDNTAFPTEREFIRVTCCPDSPISRGAALPAIKKYLHSILGHDFVF